The following are encoded together in the Cololabis saira isolate AMF1-May2022 chromosome 5, fColSai1.1, whole genome shotgun sequence genome:
- the mlc1 gene encoding membrane protein MLC1 has translation MHREELSAREEFTYSHMPAQERGNGTLGRRGDRVVERRPDRGERDRPERDSYTVDVRASDLQLAQPEPLKHPCFSYRAWLYSVLLGGSLLVTSGFSLYLGNVFPVAMDYLRCAAGSGIPAAIASFAIAKNRHVAVSDFQVVYVSTFAVTTTCLVWFGCKLVLNPSAVNINFNLILMILLEVLMASTVILSARSAEDCCCHRKSVTYDRPAVFKPAVFPTRLLKAYSVIEVIVGISAVFGGIIALNMDALLPGPYLSVTFFWILVACFPSAIASHVVSEYPNKCLVEVLIAISSVTSPLLFSASGFLSFSVISVIEIFLRDVPTAKQSYDILLLILMVLLLVQAVLTSATVVHCATYKSRLRRSVPECDDSMLTTTHYSEHQVSSGTLQDYDKDRAWKAVLVQMAQ, from the exons ATGCATCGAGAGGAGCTGTCAGCCAGAGAGGAGTTCACCTACAGCCACATGCCTGCTCAGGAGAGAGGCAATGGGACTCTGGGACGGCGGGGTGACAGGGTAGTGGAAAGGAGGCCGGAcaggggagagagggacagGCCTGAGCGCGACAGCTACACAGTGGACGTGAGGGCCAGTGACCTGCAGCTGGCCCAGCCGGAGCCTCTAAAGCACCCCTGCTTCAGCTACAGGGCCTGGCTCTACAGTGTCCTCCTAGGG GGCAGCCTGCTCGTCACATCTGGTTTCTCTCTGTACCTTGGAAATGTGTTTCCTGTTGCCATGGACTACCTGCGCTGTGCTGCAGGCTCC GGCATCCCAGCAGCAATAGCGAGCTTTGCTATCGCCAAGAACAGACATGTTGCA GTGTCGGATTTCCAAGTGGTCTATGTTTCAACATTTGCTGTGACAACTACCTGCTTGGTTTGGTTCGGTTGTAAACTGGTCTTGAACCCTTCTGCTGTAAAT ATCAACTTTAACCTCATCTTGATGATTTTGCTGGAGGTGTTAATGGCCAGCACCGTGATCCTGTCAGCCCGCTCTGCAGAGGACTGCTGCTGCCACAGGAAG TCTGTGACGTATGACAGACCTGCGGTTTTTAAACCTGCAGTGTTCCCCACCCGACTCCTTAAGGCATATTCT GTGATTGAAGTGATCGTGGGAATTTCTGCTGTATTTGGAGGAATTATTGCACTGAACATGGATGCATTGCTGCCGGGTCCGTACCTgtctgtcacatttttctggatcCTCGTGGCT TGTTTTCCCAGTGCCATTGCGAGTCACGTTGTGTCAGAATACCCCAACAAATGCCTG gtggaggtgctcattgccATCAGCAGCGTGACATCCCCCCTGCTCTTTTCAGCCTCCGGCTTCCTCTCTTTCAGCGTGATCAGCGTCATTGAAATTTTCCTCCGCGACGTGCCCACAGCAAAG cAATCCTACGACATCCTGCTGTTGATTCtgatggtgctgctgctggtgcaggCAGTTCTTACTTCAGCCACTGTGGTGCACTGTGCCACATACAAGAGTCGTCTCCGCAGGAGTGTTCCAGAGTGTGATGACAGCATGCTAACCACAACCCATTACAGTGAG CATCAAGTCTCCAGTGGAACACTGCAGGATTATGATAAAGACAGAGCCTGGAAGGCGGTTCTGGTCCAAATGGCTCAATGA